The genomic DNA TGATCGACTCGGCGACCAGAGCAGACACGGTGCGGGTAGCAGTGATGCCGTCGAACTCTGCTTCGACGAGCTTGGCTACACGGGCACGGTTGGCTTCCGCCGCGTGCTTCGCGCTCTCTTCCTTGAGCGTCTTGTTCTCTGCCTCCAGCGCGGACGCCCGGCTGGATGCCTCGCGGAGCTCGTTCAGCTCCGATTCCTCAATCTGGGTGGTAGCCACGGTGGCTTCCTCCTTTGGGTTGTCCCCAGCCGGATTGCTAGGGAGGTTTTCGGTTGCCTCGGACCCGGTGACGGGGAGGTAAGTAACTTGGCGGCGGACCTCGACGGGTTCACCGGTGAGGGTGATGTTCACGCCGTCGAGGGTGTACGACTGCCGGTAGAAGCGCGCAATTTCGGCGGTGCGCGGCTCAACCTCGTAGTAGACGTACTCTTCGTCGTGGTCGAGGACGTACGCCCACGCGTCGGGGTGCTTCGCGACGATGGTTGCCTGCAGGTAGGAGCGCACGTCGCGGGCGGTGACCTCAGTGAGGATCGACCGGGACTCGATCACCCGTGCGGCCTCGAGTACTTCGGTGATCTCGCCGCCACGCCCGGCCACGGTCACGAGGTCGACCCGGTTGAAGGGGGACGCTAAAAGTTGGGTCACAGTCCGTTCCGAGTCGATTTCGGCGGCCGAGCTGATCGATGCGCCGATGAACTCGTGGAACTCTTCTACGAAATCCCGCCACGCTGACCCGATGATCGCCTCAGCGACTAGGGCTCCGCCCTCACCAACCCGAGCATCCTCGTCAAGGACGCCGACGAGGTTTCGAAGGTCACCGCCAGGGTGGTCCATGCTCGTGGTGGGGGAGTCGTGATTGATGTGCATCTGCGTGCCGCGCGGGAAGACGCGGTCCTTGGCGGCTTGTGCAAGCGTTTCTGCCGAGTAGTTGCCGGATGACCCCTCGCCCGGGGTGATGATGGTGACGAGGACGCGGCCCGGCCCCACTCGAGTGGGCGCCGCCGTGGCCTCAATGATGCGTGCTGGCATACTCTTGCTCCTATGGGGTTAGACGACCGGAATGACGACCCGCGCAAGCAGGGGGAGTGCCCGGGCCATTCATGGAAGGTCCACGGCGTGTACCTGCGTTCCACGGGTGGCAGCATGTCCGTGATCTGTAAGTGGTGCGGGACGATCCAGTACGAGCCGTCGCTGTCTGATGGGACTTAGCCGGGCTTTTTGATGAGGTCGGCCACGCTGGTGGCTGTCATGCTGTCGCGCCACCCGTCCGCGCTGTGCCGGGTCGTAAGGTCGGCCCACGTGACTTTCCCGCTGTTGAGGAGGTCGAGCCGTGTCGGGCCCATCACCCTTAGCTGGGAGCTGTCGTCGAGGTTGTCGAACCACGCGTGGGCGTCCGGCAGGTCATCCTCCGGCTCGTCGATGTTGAATCCGAGGTCGCGCCATGACTTCGTTTTGTCGATGCGTGCGCACCGACCGTTCGGGTGATCGATCGGCCCGAACTCGTCCACGGGGTGGAATGTCCTGTGATTCGCGAGACAGGACGGACACGTCCGGGTGTCAAGTGTCGCGGACCAATACCAGCCTTCGAGTAGGTCCTTGTTGTGCTGTGCGGCTGCCTGATCGCCGTTCCGGTGCGCGTCTAGCATTTCCGTGCGGGCAATCCTTGTTGCCCGGACCAAGCCACCGTTGAAAGCGCCCTCGGTCCGGCGGATGATCCGCCGTGCCGTGGTCCTCGGGTTGTCGCCGACGGTGATGCCGCGGATTAGTTCGCGCTTCATCGCCACCTCTACGTCGGGAGCCAGCGGCATCGTGGACGAATGGATTTGCTGTGTCGTCCGTTCCACAATTGCTGCGATGGCTTCGGGGGAGAGCCGGTCGAAACCGACCTGCACCGCAACCTGACCGGGTGGGAGCTGTGACTGGACAGCATTCATGTGCCCATCCACAGCATCAAGCACCGCGGTTTCGACGTCGTTCACGATGAGCGCGTCTGCGTTGTCGGTGAGAGCGTCGAGGGTGCCCCTAGCTTGCCGGAGCGCCGCCGATAGGCGCCGGTTCTTCGCCAGCGTGGTAGCGGTGACCCGTTCCTTGCCGGTGAGGATGTCCACCAGTGTCTCGGAGAATTCCGGTTCCAGCTCGTCCCACGCATCTACCCATGCTCTTGTGAGCGCGGCGACCTGCTGGTCTGTCATGCGTGAGACACGGTCACGGGCATCACGGACGGCGGCGAGAGTATCCGGTGTAATCGCCACTCCCGCCACCTCCGTTCGTTTAGAGCACCTCGGCTGGGTCGCCGCCCTGCCGCAGCAGGTTCGCTGCTGCGTTGCCGGCAGCCGCTCCCACCTGTGTGGATGGTGGAATGAAATTGCCGTCATTGTCAGTGACTTCGTCGATCAGGTCGGCGACATCCTTCAGCTTCAGTGCGTCAGCGACTAGGCGCAGCTTCGTCAGCGGTGGCAGCAAGTCCAGCTCGTCAGCCGTGGATACGGCGCCCATGAGAGTGGCCACGTCGACCTGCTCAAGGTCCGGGAACGATGCGTCCACGGTCGGACGCTCCCCGCCGGCGAACTCGACCGACAGGCGGTCGCCGTCACGGATCATCCGCCCGCGCAATGGCCCGCGAGGTGCGATGGCCGCCTGCTCGAGTGCATACCCCACGCTGGCCTTATAGAACTCGGCGTGTACGGCTTGCCGGGCCTGCATTTCGAGGCGCATCGGCTGATCCAGGGTCTCGGCGACGGCGCGGGCACCTGTGGTGCCGGGGTCGGCGGTCAGGATCGTGACCGTGACACCTACCGCGGACGCGACCAGTGCGGCCAGTGGTCGACCCGACTCGGCGTCCAGAGTGGCGCCGGACTTCGATGGGGCTTCGAGCTCGCCTGAACCGGTGTACCCGAACCCGCCTGCCTGTCCATCAGCCGCATCCTTAGCGACGGCGCGCATGTGCTGGGCTTTCCCGTTCTTGTCTTTCAGGATCCACGCGATGCGGGCGAGGGCCTTCATCAACAGGGCCCAGTCCTCAAGGAACTCCTTGTAAGCACGGGCCCACGGGATAGCCGCGAACCCGTCACCGATGCCCCACGAGGCACCTTCGCCGACTGGGTTCACGGCAAGGTGGTAGACCGGTGCGTCCCAGCGGACTTCGTGCCCGTCGATGCGGCGGACCCGCGACTGAGGCTGGTACGACAGCGCCGGGTAGTAGGCCGTGCGCTCTGTACCGTCCGCCGTCCACGTGCGCTTATAAAAGCGCGGCGTATACCGGTCGCCCGGATCCGTCACAATCTCCCGCACCTCAGGGAACGGGATCGGACGCACCTGCACCCTGCCCGTGAGTGGATTCGTGTAGTGGGCGACGAAGACGTTGCCGTCGTCGAAGAGGTTCCCCTCGATCCGGTTCCGGGCCTGCGGCCCGAACACGGCGTCCCGGTTGGACTCGTCGTCCATGAACCCCGACACGATCTCGGCGAGGTCGACACCGTCAATCTCACGGACGGACACTTCCACGCCTTGGCCAAAGATGTACCCTTGCCGGATCAGCTTCGCCCGCTTCATCAGGGGGTTAACTACCGACATGATGCGGCACAGCTCCGCGTTCGAACCGAGTGTTTCCCGAGACGCCAATGCCGCATAGTTTTCCGCGATCCGCTGCCATCCCACGTCCTCGGCCTGCAGCGACGCGAGCCGCTCGCTGAGGCGCTCAACCTCCCACGAAAGTGACTCGACCTCGCTCGTAGTGGAGGCACTCTCCGTCACTGCAGGAGACTCGAGGCCGAACAAATCCTGGATCCAGCCCATGGGTGGCACCTCCTGCCTAGTACGGGCTGATGCTCCAGCCACGGGAATCGAATTCTTCGTAGACATCCGACTCCACCACCTGGTCACCACCGTTGAGTAGTGGCATGAGGAGGAGCCGGTTCACAGCCTGTGACAGGCCGTCAATCGTGTCGTCGTGGGAGCCGTTCGGGAAGTTTTTCGCTTCCTCGATCAGTTCGCCCACGTTCGGGAGAAGGTCAGCGGTTGGGAGTACAACGTTCTGTGAGTACACGAGCGGGGACACAGCCGACGCACGCGCAGTCTTCGAGCCTTCGGGTTCGATGGGGATCAGCCCGACGAGCTGCCCCTGCAGAGCGTTGATCACTGCAGGGCCGTTGGCCTTGTCTTCCACGAACTTCGCGACCGCTTGCGGCCACTTCGCTGACATTGCCCGCATGGCCGACAATGAGGCGTTGAAGTTCATTCGCTCGCGAACCTGATCGAGTAGGTACGCTTTCGTGCCGATCCGGAGCCACACCTGACCGACGACGTAGTCGGACGACTGCTTGTCTTTGAACGTGAAGTCCCACGACTGCACCAGCTCGTGGTCGTCCCGGCCGATGCCGGGTACGGTGCGGTGCCCGTCCGGGTGTTCGATCCAGAGCGGTTGATCGTAGCGCGCCCAGTCTTCTTCGGGCGGGAAGATGCCACCCTCGTCGGGTGACGGGCGGCCCTGATAGAGAGACGCCCAGGTGCGGGGCCCTGCGGTGGCTTTACGGTTCTCCCATTGGCGTTGCGTGCGCTTCCGGGCGGACTCCATGAACTCGCCCGGTGCCCGGCCTAGTGGGTCCGTCTCATCCTTCTCGGGACGGTGGTCGGCTTGGGCGGGGATGTTGAGGACGACCCACCCCGCGGCTTTGTCCTGTTCGATGAGCCGTCCGGCGAGGTCGTCTTGGTGCCACCGGGTGAGGATGACGATCACTGGGGCGCCGGGTGCGAGGCGAGCTGACGCGGCGTCTGTCCACCAGTCCCACACGTTGTCCCGGTAGACCTCGGAATCTGCTTCCTTGCGGTCCTTGATCGGGTCGTCGATGATCATCATGTCGGCGGGGCGGCCGGTGACGCCGGCGCCGATGCCGACGGAGAGGACGCCGCCGTCGTGGCCGTCGAGTGTCCATTCGTGCACGCTGCCGTTGTCTGGGGCGATCCGCAAGCCGATGTCCGTGTTGGATTGGATGCGGTTGCGGATTTGGCGGCCGTTCCGGTTCGCGAGGTTCTGTGCGTAGGACGCGGTGACGATGCGGAGGTCTGGGTTTTGTGTGAGTGCCCAGATCGGGAAGTCGTTGGCTACCCGGACCGATTTTCCCTCCTGTGGGGGCATCGTGATGATGAGCCTTGAGTCTGGGGTGTTGAACGCTTTGATGAGCGCGGCGTCTATGAGGTCGAGGGCCGGGGTTTGGACTGTTTTCGGGTTCGTCGCTTGCGCCAGTCCGCCGGGTGTCGACCACTTCGGCTTTGGTGGCTCGAACTTTTGTGCCGCGATCTCCCACATGCTGAGAGTCACGGTGGATCACCTCAGACGGTTACTGGGTTGTATTCGGCCTCGTATGCGAGTGCGGGTTTCTTCTGCATGGCTTTGGTGAATTCGTGTTCGTGGTGCCGGCAGAGGTAGACGGGGAGCATGACGGTGAGGATCGTGATGCGGGTGTGGGCCCAGGCGGTGCAGTTGGCGTCGCATTTGGTGCCTGTGGGGACGATCTTTGTCATGGCCCCTCCTGTGGTGGTGTGTGCGCGCTCTGCCCACTCGCGTCCATTGGTTGGCTGGGGGCGCGCATCGTTGGAGTGGCCGGGATCGAACCGGCCGTTTGCCCCTCGTCAGGGGTTCACTTGTCCTACCAAGGGACTCCATTGTGTTCTTGCGCAGGTGCGGCTCTAGTCTTCTATGCCCGTCGTGGCCGTCCTTAGGCCGCAGTGGTCCTGCTCCTGCCGGGACAGTGCGGGTGCGGTGCCTTTGACGCAAGAAAATTAGGGGGTGCGTGCCCGGCGGCGGGTCTTGGCGGTATCCCTTGGGTGGCGGGGTCGCTCGCCGCTCCATTGTCAGTAGGGTGCCGGGCACGCACGAAGCCCCCACCAGTTGGGGATGGTGGGGGCTTCTGACCGACACGTGTTCGATCTTGATTTCATCGTATGGACAGGCACCTGCGGTGTCAAGTTTTGATAACCATGACGGTGAGTTGCGATCACCATTTACTTCATGAGTTTGATGAGGTCGGCGGGGGAGACTCCCTCCACGTTGGTGTTGGGGTCGCGGCGGGGCGTGAGCTTGCCGCGTTGCACCCACTTGTGGGCGGTGTTGTATTTGACCTTGTACCCGGCTAGTTGGAGGGCCCTAACGACTTGGGGGAGCGGGGCGATGACGTGGTGGGCGTCCACGATCCGTTGGGTGCGCCGCTCTACTGCGTCGTAGGCCTGGGAGCACATGTCGCACCGGGCGTAGGTTGCGCCCTCGTAGTGCTTTACGGTGCCAGGGCACGGCTGGATGCGGCCGTCGGAGTAGATGGGCCGACCGCATTCGCCGAGGGTGACGCGTTCGGTGGGGCGGTCGGAGGCGCGGAGGATGTCACGCTCGGCTGCCCTGAGCTCGTAGAGCAGGTCGCCCGCCCAGTCATGCTGGATGATGGTGACCAGTCGTCGGGTGAGCCATTCCGCGGCGGGGATCGTGTCTACAGGCGCGGTTTCGTGGGACGTTTCGGCGAGTGCACGCGCCCACCCGACGAGTGTGACCCGGTACGTTTCGAGGTGTTCCCGGATGACGTCGCTCCCGGGTGAGCATGAGCCGGCCTTCCCACCACCGCCACCTTCACTGGACACGCCTACGGCCATACCTAGGCGGGTTGCGTCTGCCGTTGCGATGGTCGACGGGACACGGAACAGGTGGCCACGCAACCGGCCCGTGCAGGGCTGGCACAAGTACTGGCTGGCTTCGGCCCCGCACTCGGTGTTCGTGCACTGGGTCATGGCATGTTCCCTTCGAGGGCGCGGAGTTCGGTGGGGACAATCGTTTGGGTGAGTTCCCACTGTTCGGGGGTGAGGTTGAGGCCGTCGAGGATGCGCTTGAGGACTCCGGCGACAAGTTCGCCCTGCTGTTCAGCGAGCCGGACGCGTCGTTCTTCGATTCCGGCTTTAAGGGCGATGGCGGAGAACTTGACCAGGCGTTCGCGTTCGCGTTCGTAGAGCTCGTACCAGACGGACGGTTTCGCTTCGGAGGTCATCTCGTCGATGGGGCCCTCTTTGCCGATGCCGGCCTTGTGCTGGGTCTCGCCCCAGACGAGTTCGCGGGGCGTGAGTTCTTCGACTTTGCCGCGCAACCATTCAACGTGGGCGTGGGTGATCTGGATTTCCCGCAGCAAGGCTTGTCCGGGGTCTACGTCGGGGTACTTGTCTTGGATGCCGAGGGTGCGCACTTGTTTCGCGAGGTCCTGTTCCGCCAAATTCTTCTCTGCTTTCCGCATGACTTGGGGTGACCGGCCCCCGTGCTTGCCGCACCGGGTTCCGCCCTTGATCGGCGGGGCACCGCACGGGTCATCGTTGCGCTTCCTCGCCCCGCAGATTGCTTTCCCGTCACGGGTTTGGCCTGGGGCGTACTTCGGGTCAGCCACGGGTTATCCTTCCGAGGTTGGCAGTTTGACGACGATAGTTGGGGACATGGACACCACGCTGACTAAAGGCGAGCTCGAACTGATGCTGGATCGCTTGGCTGCATTCAGGAAGCGATTCGAGCAACTTCATGAGCTTTGCGAAGTGGGTACGGGGATGTACACAGGTGGCTACGGCTACATGTGGGCGCGTGATGGTCACGAAGACGACGTAAAAGAAATAAAAATCGACCTTGGCCGCTTGGCTGGACTTGCTGAGCCAGCGATAGCCGCCACGCAAAGCTATGTTCTCACCGAGGTCCACGGGCAAGTTCAGAATTTGAGCCCCGTCTCCGCGTGGCTTACTTGTATGCAGCCGAGACCTGCACTGGGGCCGGAAGATATTTTGATGGCTTGCCGATCCGCTGAGGGCCGCTTGACTGTCTTGATCGAAGATCGCAAAAAGGTCGAGGGAACGTTTGCGTGGAAGATCGCGCGCCTGATCGGGTGGCCGAAGCGTGTCCGTGACCTTGCTGGTTTGACGGCAGATAGTGCCGGCGGTAGAGCAACTGTCTACGGTCTGGGTGCGCTGATGTTTGGCGCCCTCGCTTCGGTTATCGGAAGCATCATCTGGGCGGGAGTTACGGCCGCCATGAAGCTTACGGGTCTCGGGGCGTAGCCTCACACCTGCCCTTGGGCCCGTCATGTTGCTGTCTTTCCGTGCCAGCGGCGGGCTTGGTCGTTTCGGGCTTCGTTGTGGGCCATGGCTACAGCGCCGGCCCATGTGTCGGGTATTTCGATGAGGGTTCCGGCGGGGTCGTAGACGCGCCACTCGCGGCGCTTGCTGATGACAATCTGCCGAACCCGGTACCGGCGGGCTGGTGGTGTAGTCACGCCAGTACTCATGCCGCCTCCTTCGGCAGGTGTTCGATTTGCTCGCCCGTGTGCCCGGACGAGGATTGGTGCGCGGCGACGAAACCCCGCGCCACATTGACACCGGCCGGCGACGGGTCCTCAAGCGTGGCCTTGAACGTGCAGCCAGGGCATTGAATGACCCACGCACGGCGGGCCTTGTCGCGACGCTCGAGGACCTCGTACAAGTACCGGCCGGCGAACGTGTACGCCACGAAATTGACCGTCCACAGGACAACATCGAGCGCCGTCATTGTTGAGCCGCCACGGGGTCGGTATGGCACGGACAGGCACACGGCTTGTTGCGGGTCGCGCTGACGTGGTAGAAGAAACCGCTACACCGGTCATGGCGGCTAATCACGCATTGTTTGGCCCAGCGGTCCTTTCTAGACGAACGCGCCGGCGGGCGCTGACTCGCGATACGACGGACCGCGTCGCTATTGATTTGCCGCCCCCGTTCCCCGTCGTACACCTTGGCCTGCAACCCGACTAGGTCATTAGCCGCGCTACGGATCTCACGCGGGGGAGACCACCCGGCCGCGAGCAACACCGGGACAGCGTCGTTCAGGAACGCTAGAGCGATCTCCCGCAACCCGTATTTCATCGCGTCCGGAACAACCTCCCACGGCACACCCGCCTTCCCACTGTCATACGGGTGACGGGCAACCGCGTCCACAAGCTCGGCGGTCACATGGTTAGTCGGCATCGTCGCCCGCCTCGGAGCTCATGCGCGCGGCGGCGGCGACCACGGACGCGTCCCCGCTCTGGACGAGCTGTTGAAAGAGCGCCTGCGCGGTGCTTTCGAGGTATTCCGGAAGGGCGTTCAGGAAGCGCAACGCGTAGACCCCGTGGTCCTCGGGCCACCGGATCTCCACGGCAAGCGGGACCTGGACACCTGCCTCTGACGTCAAGGTCGCGTCGATCGTGATCGAGTCGGTGTTCGCGTGCTTCGTGTTCTCGGTCATCGTGTCTCCTCTAGGTACCAGCCGCAGGTGGGCCGGTGGATTTGGTTCGGGTACATCACGGACGGTGGTGTGCCGCGCTCAAACTTGCTGACTACTCCGCACTGGGGGCAGGTCAGGCGGATGGGCGGCAGGTGCTTGCGGATGAAGCGGATCATCGTGGGGTGTCCAGTTCCGGCCTGTCGAGGCTCGATTCGCCGTGCCGGCCGTCAATGCTCCATGTGGTGCCGCAGTCAGTACACTCGAGGGCCTCGGTGTCGATGACTGCCATGTCACCGCCGTCCTCGCAGATGGGGCACCAAGCGGACGGCTCCCAGTCCACGTTGATGTCAGGAATGCCGCTCATTCCCCCACCCCCAGCTTTTCGGTGATTGTGTCTGCGAGGTCTCGGAGGGCTTCGTTGTAGCCCTCCGCCTGGTGAATCTCGTAGCTCTGCATTTCGCCGGTGATTTTTACCGGCTCTAGCAGGTCGAGCACGGCCCGGAGTGCGGCGGTCATGCGCGGCAGGTCAGAGCGGGCGGCGGCGATGAAGTCGGCGTCACATTGCCGGGTGTCCTCGTCTTCGCCGTCGCTGGCGTGAATAAGCGCGATGGACTGCCCGCTGTCCGTAACATGCCAGTGGTCGCCCTTGCGTGGGCCTGTCGTGATCGCCTGCCATGGCCCATTGGTTGCGGCGTCGGCGCGCGCCTCGACCTCGGTCAGGTAGTCGTGTGCGGTAATCATGCCTGCCCACCCATCCGCTCGTAGGCCTCACGGGCCATCGAGCTAGGGTCCATGCCGATGGAAGCGTCTAGGGCGGCCAGCGCGATAAGGTTCGCGGTGCGTTGTTCGTAGGCGAGGGCGAGGATGGCGCCGATTTCGTAGGCGAGGTGGGATTTCCCCTCGTCATGCAGCGTGCTCCGGTAGTTGTCCGGGCCTTGCGCGTACGGATTGCCAGGTAGTGATGGCTCGGTCATGACGTTTGCTCCTTGTGGTACTGGCACGCGTCCTGCATTGCTTGCCGGCGCGTGGCTCGCTTGGGTGCATCGGGGTACGTTGCCCGGTAATAGACCGGCTGTGGGCTGAAGAGGTTCTGGGCGCGCACCCAATCGGTCGGGTGTGTGCGGCCGCAGTCCTCGCAGATGGTGATACTCACATCTGCTCCTCAAGCTCGTGCTGGCCCGCAGCGTCTACGGCCAACTGGTATCCGGCGAGACGCAACAGGCCGTGTACCTCCGCGACCGTAAGCGTGACCTGCATTTCATCCGCGACCTGGATGCGGCGGAACGTCGGGCTCAGCTGCCCATAGCTCGGCTCGCGCACCCAAATCTCTTCGGTGAATCCCTTGCTCAACGTCTTGCCCTCCCATGGGCTAAAGGCGACCAACGATGGCCGCGAAGCCTACTGACAATCACCACTCTAGTCATTAGTAATCACCAACGCAAGCATCAAAAATCACCAGACAACTCAGCCTGAATCCGACCCGAAACAAGATCCGCCGGACGCCACACACCCGCATCCGCCCCGACCGCCGCCAACACGTCAAGCACCTGCCGTTGGTCGGCTGTCATCCGCCCCTTGTCGGTCTTGAGCTCCCGGAACAGCAGCCGACCCCGCCGCGTGGATGCGAGGACCAGGTCAGGGAACCCCGGCTGCGAACGCCGGCTGTCGTGCGTGTGGTAGGTGACCTCGTAGCCGTGGAACTTCGCCAGTTTGATCACTGCGGACTGCAGGTTGCGTTCGGTCATCGCTGGTAGGTGTGCCGCCGACTGCCCCAGAATGCGGCTTGTCGCTGCGCTTGGCCCCTTGGCTGGGGTGTTGCGGGTCTGGCTCATTTTGCGGCCTCCTGTGGGGCTTCTGGGGGTTGTGTGGTGGTTGCGCCTACGGCGGGGGTTTTGCCGAGGTCGGTTTGGGCGCGTTGTCCGGTTTTGATTTCGGACCAGCAGCAGCGGCAGTTGTGGGCGGGCTCTTCGGGGTGGTCTTGGCAGGGTGGTGGGGGAGGGAGGTGCCGGTGGGTTTCGGTGGGCCAGTGGGGGCCGGGGATGAAGATTGGTGCGGGGGTTTTGCAGGTGGGGTCTTGGGCTTTTGTGGTGGCTGCGATGGTGAGCGCTGCGAGGTTGGGGATGTTGGTGCGGTTTTTGCCGATGAGGGTGGTGAGTGCTCGGGTGTCCCAGTCGGGGCGGATGCGGTTGATGAGTTGGGCGAGAAGTGTGGCGTCGGTTTTGGTGATTTCCATGGTGTTCCTTTCTTCCAGCCAGGCGTCGTTTTCTTGCGTGTTACGTGGGTGACGATTTGGCTGGAAGTTTTCAGAATCTGGTGATTAGAGGGTTGGGTGAGTGACGCTGGGAGGTAGTAGTTCTTAAGTTCTTAACTTCTAGGCACTCGTTTGGCACCCAAAAAGTGGCTTTAGCTAGTGGTGTTTGCTACTCGGTTTGCTACTTTTGCCACTCATGTTTGGGGGTTTTGGCGGTAAGGTCGGGGTGTTGGAGCCAGTCGGCTTTAGTCTCGAAATCGTTGTTGCAGTGCTGGCAGGCCTCGTCGTAGATGAGCCGGTTGATGTGGTTCTTGACGTGACCTCCGCGCGCTCCGGCGCTTTGCCGGACTTCGTGCTTGTTCTTGATGACCTGGGCTTCGGTTTGGTGTTTCACGTAGTCGTGGAGCTGGTAGGTCATGTTGTCGATCTTGTGGAGTAGCCCTTGGGTGACGAGCTCCTTGAAGGGCTTGTCACCGCGTGTCTTGCAGGCCCGAGTGGAGACGATGCCGTCTCGCTTTTGTTGGCCTGCTCTGAGGAGTAGGGATAGGTGCAGGAGAATGGCGGTGTCGGAGAGTGCATCGATCTTGGGGTTGTCGAGGTAGTCGAGGGAGATTTTGATGTATGGCCTCCCGTCTTTGTCCGTCATATGTCCTCCTTGGTGTGGCAGGATGGTGGCCTCTGTTGGCTCGTTTTTGGGGAGAGTGGTTTCATGCCTATTTCGATGCGGCTTGAGTTTCAGCTGACTGATGGGACGTCGGGGGAGCGGCCGACTGTTGGAGATTTGAAGCAGTGGCTTGCTCTCGTGGAGAAGAGCGGCGTGTCCGACGAAGAGGAGCTGCTGCTGGAGCGCAGCAGGTACGACACCATTGAGGGGTTCTTCGTTTTCGCGTTTCCCGACGACGAGTCCTGAAAGGTACTAGGCGGTCCTCCGTTCGGTTTGGCTTGTCCAGTGCCAGGTCCCGTGCCCGCACTGGTAGTACCGGCATGGGTCCGCGTGGCCGGTGATAATCACCATTTCCTGCCGCAAGCGGCGTGCTTCCGCCTTGGTGGGGGCGTAAACCTTTCCACACGGGCAGTGGAGGAGGTGCGGGTAGTTCGGGCGCTGCTTGTGAACCTGCTTCATGAGGCGTCCTCGTAGGTGAGGGTGACGTGTACGCCGGCGCTGTCTGTGTACACGATCTGGTTGCCGTGCCGCTTGTACCCGGTCTTGGCGTCTCGCAGCCGGCGAATGCGCTGCTGCATAGCTTCCTCAGCAGCGAGGTGGTGGTCCTCGTGCCTGGTCTCCGTGACTAGGTCCTCATCGTCGGTGCGGATCGTGAGGTTGTGTGGCATCAGGTTGCCCTCCTGTGTGCTGCGATCATGTCCGTCAGTGCCGCGCTTGCCTGCTGTGGCACGACGCCATTGCCAAGGGCTTTCAATTGCTCGTTGCGGCTGATGTCCACATCGGTCACCCATCCGGGTTCGAGGCCCATCATCCACTCGACGAAGCGGGCCGATAGCCGGTGCTTGCCCTTCGCGGTCAGTTCTGTAGGGGCTGGGGCGGTTCCTCGCACGGCTTCCCATCGACGAATAGCTGGGCCGTA from Zhihengliuella flava includes the following:
- a CDS encoding phage minor head protein; the protein is MAITPDTLAAVRDARDRVSRMTDQQVAALTRAWVDAWDELEPEFSETLVDILTGKERVTATTLAKNRRLSAALRQARGTLDALTDNADALIVNDVETAVLDAVDGHMNAVQSQLPPGQVAVQVGFDRLSPEAIAAIVERTTQQIHSSTMPLAPDVEVAMKRELIRGITVGDNPRTTARRIIRRTEGAFNGGLVRATRIARTEMLDAHRNGDQAAAQHNKDLLEGWYWSATLDTRTCPSCLANHRTFHPVDEFGPIDHPNGRCARIDKTKSWRDLGFNIDEPEDDLPDAHAWFDNLDDSSQLRVMGPTRLDLLNSGKVTWADLTTRHSADGWRDSMTATSVADLIKKPG
- the terL gene encoding phage terminase large subunit — encoded protein: MTLSMWEIAAQKFEPPKPKWSTPGGLAQATNPKTVQTPALDLIDAALIKAFNTPDSRLIITMPPQEGKSVRVANDFPIWALTQNPDLRIVTASYAQNLANRNGRQIRNRIQSNTDIGLRIAPDNGSVHEWTLDGHDGGVLSVGIGAGVTGRPADMMIIDDPIKDRKEADSEVYRDNVWDWWTDAASARLAPGAPVIVILTRWHQDDLAGRLIEQDKAAGWVVLNIPAQADHRPEKDETDPLGRAPGEFMESARKRTQRQWENRKATAGPRTWASLYQGRPSPDEGGIFPPEEDWARYDQPLWIEHPDGHRTVPGIGRDDHELVQSWDFTFKDKQSSDYVVGQVWLRIGTKAYLLDQVRERMNFNASLSAMRAMSAKWPQAVAKFVEDKANGPAVINALQGQLVGLIPIEPEGSKTARASAVSPLVYSQNVVLPTADLLPNVGELIEEAKNFPNGSHDDTIDGLSQAVNRLLLMPLLNGGDQVVESDVYEEFDSRGWSISPY
- a CDS encoding HGGxSTG domain-containing protein translates to MADPKYAPGQTRDGKAICGARKRNDDPCGAPPIKGGTRCGKHGGRSPQVMRKAEKNLAEQDLAKQVRTLGIQDKYPDVDPGQALLREIQITHAHVEWLRGKVEELTPRELVWGETQHKAGIGKEGPIDEMTSEAKPSVWYELYERERERLVKFSAIALKAGIEERRVRLAEQQGELVAGVLKRILDGLNLTPEQWELTQTIVPTELRALEGNMP
- a CDS encoding VRR-NUC domain-containing protein encodes the protein MSQTRNTPAKGPSAATSRILGQSAAHLPAMTERNLQSAVIKLAKFHGYEVTYHTHDSRRSQPGFPDLVLASTRRGRLLFRELKTDKGRMTADQRQVLDVLAAVGADAGVWRPADLVSGRIQAELSGDF